The following are encoded in a window of Amaranthus tricolor cultivar Red isolate AtriRed21 chromosome 2, ASM2621246v1, whole genome shotgun sequence genomic DNA:
- the LOC130805927 gene encoding pyruvate dehydrogenase (acetyl-transferring) kinase, mitochondrial — protein sequence MAVKKAAENFSKSLIDEIHKWGSMKQTGVTLRYMMEFGSKPTDRNLLISAQFLHKELPIRIARRAIELESLPYGLSLKPAVLKVHDWYVDSFRDLRLFPDIKNKNNELEFTQMIKMIKVRHNNVVPMMAMGVQQLKKGMDPKIVDEDLVEIHQFLDRFYMSRIGIRMLIGQHVALHDPNPPPDRIGYIHTKMSPVEVARDACEDARAVCMRHYGSAPEIDIYGDPNFTFPYVPSHLQLMVFELVKNSLRAVQERFMDSDKIAPPIRIIVADGIEDVTIKVSDEGGGIPRSGLPRIFTYLYSTAANPLDEHSDLGTGEYVTMAGYGYGLPICRLYARYFGGDLQIISMEGYGTDAYLHLSRLGGSQEPLP from the exons atgGCGGTAAAGAAAGCAGCGGAGAATTTCTCAAAGAGTTTAATAGATGAGATTCATAAATGGGGTTCAATGAAACAAACAGGTGTAACTCTTAGGTATATGATGGAATTTGGGTCTAAACCAACTGACCGTAATTTGTTGATTTCAGCTCAGTTTCTTCATAAAGAACTTCCCATTCGTATTGCTCGTCGTGCTATTGAACTTGAGTCTCTTCCTTATGGTTTATCGCTTAAACCTGCTGTTTTGAAG GTGCATGATTGGTATGTGGATTCTTTCCGTGATCTCAGATTATTCCCtgatatcaaaaataaaaacaatgaaTTAGAGTTCACTCAAATGATTAAGATGATTAAGGTCAGACATAACAATGTTGTCCCAATGATGGCCATGGGGGTCCAACAGTTGAAAAAAGGCATGGATCCCAAGATTGTAGATGAAGACTTGGTTGAAATCCATCAGTTCCTTGATCGTTTTTATATGTCAAGAATAGGGATCCGCATGCTCATAg GGCAGCATGTGGCCTTGCATGATCCAAATCCTCCTCCTGATCGTATCGGGTACATACATACAAAAATGTCTCCTGTAGAGGTTGCTCGAGATGCTTGTGAGGATGCTCGTGCAGTTTGCATGCGCCATTATGGCAGTGCACCTGAAATTGATATCTATGGAGATCCTAACTTTACCTTTCC GTATGTACCTTCACATTTACAGCTTATGGTTTTTGAGTTGGTGAAAAATTCCTTGCGTGCTGTTCAAGAGCGATTTATGGACTCTGACAAAATTGCACCACCAATTCGAATTATAGTAGCTGATGGAATTGAGGATGTCACAATTAAG GTTTCAGATGAAGGGGGTGGAATTCCACGAAGTGGTCTCCCTAGGATTTTCACTTACCTTTACAGTACTGCTGCAAATCCGTTGGATGAACACTCTGATCTTGGAACTGGTGAATATGTAACTATGGCTGGATATGGTTATGGACTTCCCATTTGTCGTTTATATGCTCGTTATTTTGGAGGTGATCTTCAAATCATTTCTATGGAAGGATATG GTACGGATGCCTATCTGCATTTGTCTCGACTGGGTGGCTCGCAAGAACCACTGCCGTAA
- the LOC130806174 gene encoding pentatricopeptide repeat-containing protein CRP1, chloroplastic-like isoform X1: MDLNCSTAFSIAPSISTTYPLSFLVSSINPYFPYKTNKSNIYTCSRLYIYNIGTEKFWGNLRSNVSKPFMKYPVGKELSLQLYSEKIRNYCIEGCVDKAMLSISEMQALGIYPNLYCYYCLIEALGSVGRTLEAEMMFQEMIYFGLRPNVRIFNVLIRGFLRKGLYELANRTLRVMEELGICKSQDTFEIFLDYYVSSRRLSDTWAIIGDMKKKGYRLNSFVYSRVIELYRDNGMWKKAMEIVREISEMGVAMDRRIYNSIIDTFGKYGELDEAMEVYGKMRGEGIMPDIVTWNCLIKWHCKAGDYTKALDLFTEMQDQGMNPDPKIFNILISQLGDRGKWDLLKENFENMKYRGNKKNGAVYAVLVDIYGQYGKFQGAEDCISALKAEGVEMSANVYSAMANAYAQQGLCEETVKVLQIMEAEGIEPNVIMLNILINAFGIAGRHLEALSIYHHIIESGISPDVVTYTTLMKACIRAKKYTKVLELYEKMESVGCTPDRKAREMLRIALMHLEPIF; encoded by the exons ATGGACCTCAATTGCAGCACTGCCTTCTCGATAGCTCCGTCTATCTCCACCACGTATCCTTTATCTTTTCTCGTATCTTCAATTAATCCTTATTTTCCTTACAAGACAAACAAATCAAACATTTATACTTGTTCTCgcctatatatttataatattggtACAGAGAAATTCTGGGGTAACCTCCGCAGTAATGTTAGCAAGCCATTTATGAAATACCCAGTTGGAAAAGAATTATCATTACAGTTGTACAGTGAGAAAATTAGAAATTATTGTATAGAAGGATGTGTTGATAAGGCTATGTTAAGTATATCAGAAATGCAAGCATTGGGTATTTACCCTAATTTATATTGCTATTATTGTTTGATTGAGGCATTGGGAAGTGTTGGTAGAACCCTAGAGGCTGAAATGATGTTCCAAGAAATGATTTATTTTGGATTGAGACCTAATGTTAGgatttttaatgttttgattAGAGGGTTTTTGAGAAAAGGGTTGTATGAACTTGCTAATAGAACTTTAAGGGTTATGGAAGAACTGGGTATCTGTAAAAGTCAAGATACATTTGAGATTTTTTTGGATTATTATGTTAGTTCTAGGAGGTTAAGTGATACATGGGCAATTATCGGGGATATGAAGAAGAAGGGTTATCGGTTGAATTCGTTTGTATATAGTAGAGTGATTGAACTTTATAGAGACAACGGGATGTGGAAGAAGGCAATGGAAATTGTTCGGGAGATAAGTGAGATGGGCGTAGCGATGGATAGACGGATATATAATAGTATTATTGATACATTTGGGAAATATGGTGAGTTAGACGAAGCCATGGAAGTTTATGGGAAAATGCGTGGAGAAGGGATAATGCCTGACATAGTGACATGGAATTGTTTGATCAAGTGGCACTGTAAGGCGGGAGATTATACGAAGGCTCTTGATTTGTTTACTGAAATGCAGGATCAGGGAATGAATCCTGATCCTAAGATTTTTAATATCTTGATCAGTCAGTTAGGAGATCGTGGAAAGTGGGATTTATTGAAGgaaaattttgagaatatgAAATACAGGGGTAACAAAAAGAATGGAGCAGTGTATGCTGTTCTTGTTGACATATATGGGCAGTATGGGAAATTTCAGGGTGCAGAAGATTGTATTTCTGCCCTAAAAGCAGAAGGTGTTGAGATGTCAGCAAATGTATATTCCGCTATGGCTAATGCTTATGCCCAACAG GGATTATGTGAAGAGACTGTGAAAGTTCTTCAAATCATGGAAGCCGAAGGTATTGAACCTAATGTTATTATGCTCAATATCTTGATCAATGCATTTGGCATTGCTGGAAGACATCTCGAGGCACTCTCTATATACCATCATATTATAGAAAGT GGGATTAGTCCTGATGTTGTTACGTACACCACTCTCATGAAAGCTTGCATCAGGGCGAAGAAGTACACTAAG GTTCTCGAACTATACGAGAAAATGGAGTCTGTTGGGTGTACACCTGATAGGAAGGCCAGGGAGATGCTGCGGATTGCACTTATGCACCTTGAACCAATTTTCTGA
- the LOC130806174 gene encoding pentatricopeptide repeat-containing protein CRP1, chloroplastic-like isoform X2, with translation MDLNCSTAFSIAPSISTTYPLSFLVSSINPYFPYKTNKSNIYTCSRLYIYNIGTEKFWGNLRSNVSKPFMKYPVGKELSLQLYSEKIRNYCIEGCVDKAMLSISEMQALGIYPNLYCYYCLIEALGSVGRTLEAEMMFQEMIYFGLRPNVRIFNVLIRGFLRKGLYELANRTLRVMEELGICKSQDTFEIFLDYYVSSRRLSDTWAIIGDMKKKGYRLNSFVYSRVIELYRDNGMWKKAMEIVREISEMGVAMDRRIYNSIIDTFGKYGELDEAMEVYGKMRGEGIMPDIVTWNCLIKWHCKAGDYTKALDLFTEMQDQGMNPDPKIFNILISQLGDRGKWDLLKENFENMKYRGNKKNGAVYAVLVDIYGQYGKFQGAEDCISALKAEGVEMSANVYSAMANAYAQQVQLLVLCFVTRTLHFTSSICVGPLTLEHGHDSWTLQFWFTILKFFHKIANQTFGQYGHYPNWMGIRV, from the coding sequence ATGGACCTCAATTGCAGCACTGCCTTCTCGATAGCTCCGTCTATCTCCACCACGTATCCTTTATCTTTTCTCGTATCTTCAATTAATCCTTATTTTCCTTACAAGACAAACAAATCAAACATTTATACTTGTTCTCgcctatatatttataatattggtACAGAGAAATTCTGGGGTAACCTCCGCAGTAATGTTAGCAAGCCATTTATGAAATACCCAGTTGGAAAAGAATTATCATTACAGTTGTACAGTGAGAAAATTAGAAATTATTGTATAGAAGGATGTGTTGATAAGGCTATGTTAAGTATATCAGAAATGCAAGCATTGGGTATTTACCCTAATTTATATTGCTATTATTGTTTGATTGAGGCATTGGGAAGTGTTGGTAGAACCCTAGAGGCTGAAATGATGTTCCAAGAAATGATTTATTTTGGATTGAGACCTAATGTTAGgatttttaatgttttgattAGAGGGTTTTTGAGAAAAGGGTTGTATGAACTTGCTAATAGAACTTTAAGGGTTATGGAAGAACTGGGTATCTGTAAAAGTCAAGATACATTTGAGATTTTTTTGGATTATTATGTTAGTTCTAGGAGGTTAAGTGATACATGGGCAATTATCGGGGATATGAAGAAGAAGGGTTATCGGTTGAATTCGTTTGTATATAGTAGAGTGATTGAACTTTATAGAGACAACGGGATGTGGAAGAAGGCAATGGAAATTGTTCGGGAGATAAGTGAGATGGGCGTAGCGATGGATAGACGGATATATAATAGTATTATTGATACATTTGGGAAATATGGTGAGTTAGACGAAGCCATGGAAGTTTATGGGAAAATGCGTGGAGAAGGGATAATGCCTGACATAGTGACATGGAATTGTTTGATCAAGTGGCACTGTAAGGCGGGAGATTATACGAAGGCTCTTGATTTGTTTACTGAAATGCAGGATCAGGGAATGAATCCTGATCCTAAGATTTTTAATATCTTGATCAGTCAGTTAGGAGATCGTGGAAAGTGGGATTTATTGAAGgaaaattttgagaatatgAAATACAGGGGTAACAAAAAGAATGGAGCAGTGTATGCTGTTCTTGTTGACATATATGGGCAGTATGGGAAATTTCAGGGTGCAGAAGATTGTATTTCTGCCCTAAAAGCAGAAGGTGTTGAGATGTCAGCAAATGTATATTCCGCTATGGCTAATGCTTATGCCCAACAGGTACAACTTCTTGTGTTATGTTTTGTTACCCGGACTCTTCACTTTACCTCAAGCATCTGTGTTGGACCCTTGACACTCGAACATGGGCATGACTCTTGGACACTTCAATTTTGGTTCACAATATtgaaattttttcataaaatagcaAATCAAACATTTGGACAGTATGGACACTATCCGAATTGGATGGGTATAAGAGTCTAG
- the LOC130806880 gene encoding pectinesterase-like: MKMKGKVIGLVVSIIIIIGVAIGLVFCVRHAYNSNHQHKDPLASTSKAVHAICSPTDYKEVCVHSLGSVSKNNQSATLYDYIQAAIKSNVDAIRQSIDKSQLIGKNAKDPLNKMSFDDCKELLELSINELHIVLNHTNDSNFSTLKEMEHEIKNWLSATISYQQSCIDGIEKLNLKEEMSKGLDLASKLSSNMLAIMSEIDTILSSFGIETNVTINSKQNLQKDGYPLWVTKYRKLLGRINTNNPMPNVIVAQDGSGQYKTISDAIKAYPKNLKGRYVIYVKAGIYNEQVLINKDQINIFMYGDGPRKTIVTGRKSNRDGVSTYQSASFAVIGNGFIAKAMGFQNTAGPEGHQAVALRVQADMSAFYNCRMDGNQDTLYAQAHRQFYRNCVISGTVDFIFGDANVIIQNSLIIVRKPMDNQQNTVTAQGKKDPRETTGIVIHNCRIVPEQKLYPVRFQIPTFLGRPWKEYSTTMIMQSTLADFIQPAGWMPWAGTFALDTLNYGEFGNRGPGADTSRRVRWKGYHVVTNRDEAMRFTIGPFIQGQNWLPLSSMPYLVGLKN, from the exons ATGAAAATGAAGGGAAAAGTAATTGGATTAGTAGTAtcaataatcattattattggTGTAGCCATTGGTCTTGTATTTTGTGTACGTCATGCATATAATTCAAATCACCAACATAAAGATCCTTTAGCTTCAACCTCAAAGGCAGTCCATGCAATATGTAGCCCAACTGATTACAAAGAAGTATGTGTTCATAGCCTTGGTTCCGTTtccaaaaacaatcaaagtgCAACATTATATGATTACATTCAAGCTGCAATCAAGTCGAATGTCGATGCGATTCGACAAAGTATCGATAAATCACAGCTGATTGGGAAAAACGCAAAGGACCCATTAAATAAAATGAGTTTTGACGACTGTAAAGAACTGTTAGAGCTTTCAATAAACGAATTACATATCgttttaaatcatacaaacgATTCAAATTTTTCAACGTTAAAGGAAATGGAACACGAGATTAAGAATTGGTTAAGTGCTACTATTTCGTACCAACAATCATGTATAGACGGCATTGAGAAATTGAATTTAAAGGAAGAAATGAGTAAAGGACTTGATCTTGCATCTAAATTGAGTAGTAATATGCTTGCTATAATGAGTGAAATTGATACAATTTTAAGTAGTTTTGGGATTGAAACAAATGTTACTATAAATAGTAAACAAAATTTGCAAAAAGATGGTTATCCATTATGGGTTACTAAATATAGAAAGTTATTAGGAAggattaatactaataatcCTATGCCTAATGTAATAGTTGCCCAAGATGGAAGTGGACAATATAAGACAATTTCTGATGCAATAAAAGCTTATCCAAAGAATTTAAAAGGAAGATATGTTATTTATGTCAAAGCTGGAATATATAATGAGcaagttttaattaataaagatcaaattaatatttttatgtatggAGATGGACCTCGAAAGACTATTGTTACAGGAAGAAAGAGTAATCGTGATGGTGTTAGCACTTATCAAAGTGCTTCTTTTG CTGTTATTGGAAATGGATTCATTGCAAAGGCGATGGGTTTTCAGAACACAGCAGGTCCAGAAGGACACCAAGCAGTAGCACTTAGAGTACAAGCAGATATGTCCGCATTCTACAACTGCAGAATGGATGGAAACCAAGATACCCTCTACGCACAAGCACATCGTCAATTTTACCGTAATTGTGTCATTTCCGGCACAGTCGATTTCATTTTCGGCGATGCCAATGTAATCATCCAAAATTCACTAATAATCGTACGTAAACCAATGGACAATCAACAAAACACCGTAACTGCACAAGGCAAAAAGGATCCTCGTGAAACCACAGGAATCGTTATACACAATTGTAGGATTGTGCCCGAACAGAAATTATACCCTGTTCGATTTCAAATTCCTACGTTTTTAGGTCGACCTTGGAAGGAATATTCAACGACGATGATAATGCAATCAACACTTGCTGATTTTATTCAACCGGCGGGGTGGATGCCTTGGGCCGGTACATTTGCTTTAGATACATTGAATTATGGGGAGTTTGGTAATAGAGGCCCCGGTGCTGATACTTCTAGGAGGGTAAGATGGAAGGGTTATCATGTTGTTACTAATAGGGATGAGGCTATGAGATTTACTATTGGTCCTTTTATTCAAGGGCAAAATTGGCTTCCTCTTTCTAGTATGCCATATCTTGTtggtttaaaaaattaa
- the LOC130806698 gene encoding probable GTP diphosphokinase CRSH, chloroplastic, with amino-acid sequence MSICIPQPVTTSTPTPFKSTRATNFFCSSSMELQSLNFTLHQIPNLQTLFPIFHTSSTLLLRRFRCRRRVPITDIRASAAEKDLPATVLEQPGGKMVVELVGAFNELTERMNYNALSTSSSRILFKALKLSIPILQTLPLSPDGRSPLSKALSVAVLLADLQMDAEVIAAGILREVWEAGAISLHEVRDQIGSGTAHLLHESLRVKKAPYRAELLDDNNAAAIRRFCLTYYDIRAVVLDLAIRLDMMRHIDYLPKYQQQIISLEVMKVHAPLAHAVGTYLLSLELEDLSFRYLFPSSYLYVDAWLKGREQSSKDLIEACRQHLLEALSSDPLLQSMVDNISVKGRYKSRYSTMKKLLRDGRRPEEVNDIIGLRIVLKPKPDTTEMGEKACYRTREIIQSLWKELPHRTKDYIAKPKANGYKSLHMAVDVSDDGIAIPLMEIQIRTAEMDLLAAGGTASHSLYKSGLTDPKEAKRLKALMVAAAELAALRLKDLPSVYHSNSEIHHKDRVFYLLDKNGDGRISIEELMEVMEELGAEREDAQEMMQLLDSNSDGSLSSDEFDSFQKQVELMRNIDDRDEQYKIMLEEKVPMADESGLIQIYRKELCNGVALS; translated from the exons ATGTCCATATGTATACCACAACCAGTAACTACTAGTACTCCTACTCCATTTAAATCAACAAGAGCCACCAATTTTTTCTGTTCCTCTTCAATGGAGCTTCAATCCCTTAATTTTACTCTCCATCAAATCCCCAATCTGCAAACCCTATTTCCTATTTTCCACACTTCCTCTACACTACTACTCCGCCGGTTCCGATGCCGGCGAAGAGTACCGATCACCGACATTCGCGCTTCAGCAGCTGAGAAGGATTTACCGGCGACAGTGCTTGAGCAACCTGGTGGTAAAATGGTGGTTGAGTTGGTCGGAGCTTTTAATGAGCTTACGGAAAGAATGAACTACAATGCTTTATCCACAAGTTCCTCTCGTATACTTTTTAAGGCTTTGAAACTTTCTATTCCTATATTGCAAACTCTACCTCTTTCTCCTGATGGAAGGTCTCCTCTTTCTAAGGCTTTGTCTGTTGCTGTTCTTCTTGCCGATCTTCAG ATGGATGCAGAGGTAATTGCTGCAGGCATACTGAGGGAGGTTTGGGAGGCTGGAGCGATTTCCTTACATGAAGTTAGGGATCAAATAGGTAGTGGCACTGCCCATTTATTGCATGAAAGCCTACGTGTGAAAAAAGCACCTTATAGAGCTGAGCTTCTGGATGATAATAATGCTGCTGCAATAAGGAGGTTCTGTCTGACGTATTATGATATCCGGGCTGTTGTATTAGATCTTGCAATAAGGCTAGATATGATGAGACATATTGATTACCTTCCTAAATATCAGCAGCAGATTATATCTCTTGAGGTCATGAAAGTACATGCTCCGTTAGCTCATGCTGTAGGCACATACCTCTTATCATTGGAGCTAGAGGATTTATCATTCAGATACTTGTTTCCTTCTTCTTACCTATACGTTGATGCTTGGTTGAAAGGTCGTGAACAGAGTAGTAAGGATTTGATAGAGGCTTGCAGACAGCATTTACTTGAGGCTTTGAGTTCAGATCCATTGCTGCAGAGTATGGTTGATAATATTTCAGTCAAAGGTCGTTATAAAAGCCGTTACAGCACGATGAAGAAGCTTCTAAGAGATGGTCGTAGACCTGAGGAGGTAAATGACATCATTGGCTTGAGAATAGTGTTGAAGCCCAAGCCTGATACGACTGAAATGGGAGAGAAGGCGTGCTATAGGACTCGAGAAATTATCCAATCTTTATGGAAAGAATTGCCTCATAGAACAAAAGACTATATAGCTAAACCAAAAGCCAATGGGTACAAGAGCTTACACATGGCTGTTGATGTTAGTGATGATGGGATTGCAATACCACTTATGGAAATACAGATACGCACTGCAGAAATGGATTTGTTAGCAGCTGGTGGTACTGCATCCCATTCATTGTACAAAAGTGGGCTCACAGATCCCAAAGAG GCTAAACGACTCAAGGCCTTAATGGTGGCTGCGGCAGAGTTGGCAGCGTTACGTCTTAAGGACCTTCCATCTGTGTACCATAGTAACTCAGAGATTCATCACAAAGATAGAGTATTTTATCTCCTGGATAAAAATGGTGATGGTAGGATTAGCATTGAGGAACTGATGGAAGTGATGGAAGAACTAGGTGCGGAACGGGAAGATGCACAAGAAATGATGCAACTTCTTGATTCTAATAGTGATGGTTCCCTGAGCTCTGATGAGTTTGATTCTTTCCAGAAACAG GTTGAGCTGATGCGCAACATAGATGATCGAGATGAACAATATAAAATTATGCTCGAGGAGAAGGTTCCCATGGCAGATGAAAGTGGCTTAATCCAGATATACAGGAAAGAGCTTTGCAATGGGGTCGCTCTTAGTTAG